One Paraburkholderia agricolaris genomic region harbors:
- a CDS encoding SGNH/GDSL hydrolase family protein — MTIRTLAAACGAALLCQFAVSSTVFAADAPTHWVTAWATALQPIPQRSDLPPLYRAPEVAGRTVRQIIYPTLAGKSARIHLSNEYGKTALVIEDLRIARSAGGAAALGNDSARVTFGGKSSVSVPAGAELDSDPIGIDIAEGAPYAVSAFMGPEQRIVAWHRVSSQLNFVSSPGNHTADTSAESFRGRFTQYVWVTGLSVDAPSSAAVAAIGDSITDGMRSSLNQNRRWPDALARRFASTGDHSTAIVNLGISGNRLLSDSVCYGDALVRRFDRDVLERPGVKTAILLIGINDINFSEMPARSGLDCDSPHTSVTAADLIAGYQRVIADARHRGVKVFGATLTPASLPAPREAIRLAVNQWIRTSHAFDGIVDFDAALRDPAQPSRLQRAFDSGDHIHPSDAGYTAMAGAVPIAALVNSTRK; from the coding sequence ATGACCATTCGCACCCTGGCTGCCGCATGTGGCGCGGCGCTGCTTTGCCAATTTGCCGTTTCTTCGACTGTTTTTGCCGCTGACGCCCCAACGCATTGGGTTACCGCGTGGGCGACGGCCTTGCAGCCCATCCCGCAGCGGTCGGATTTGCCGCCGCTTTACCGCGCTCCGGAAGTCGCGGGGCGGACGGTTCGTCAGATCATCTATCCCACGCTGGCGGGTAAATCCGCGCGAATCCATCTCAGCAATGAGTACGGCAAGACAGCGCTTGTCATTGAAGATTTGCGCATCGCGCGCTCGGCCGGCGGAGCTGCTGCGCTGGGCAATGACAGTGCGCGTGTGACATTTGGCGGCAAGAGTTCGGTGAGCGTACCAGCGGGGGCGGAGTTAGACAGTGACCCGATTGGTATCGACATCGCAGAAGGCGCGCCCTATGCGGTTAGTGCGTTCATGGGGCCGGAACAACGGATCGTGGCGTGGCATCGAGTCTCGAGCCAGTTGAACTTCGTTTCCTCACCGGGTAATCACACCGCCGATACCTCCGCCGAGTCGTTTCGCGGGCGGTTTACGCAATATGTATGGGTGACGGGGTTGTCGGTGGACGCGCCTTCGTCGGCTGCAGTCGCTGCGATCGGCGACTCGATCACCGACGGCATGCGCTCCAGCCTGAATCAGAACCGACGCTGGCCGGACGCGCTGGCGCGTCGGTTCGCCAGCACTGGTGATCACTCGACGGCGATCGTCAATCTTGGCATCAGCGGCAATCGCTTATTGAGCGACTCAGTCTGCTATGGCGATGCGCTCGTGCGGCGGTTTGACCGGGACGTGCTGGAGCGTCCGGGCGTCAAGACGGCGATTCTGCTGATCGGAATCAACGACATCAATTTCTCCGAGATGCCTGCACGTAGCGGCCTCGATTGCGACTCTCCCCATACCTCGGTGACAGCCGCCGACCTGATTGCCGGTTACCAGCGGGTGATTGCGGATGCACGGCACCGTGGCGTGAAGGTGTTCGGCGCAACGTTGACTCCGGCTTCGCTGCCGGCGCCGCGGGAGGCGATCCGCCTGGCGGTCAATCAGTGGATTCGGACCAGCCACGCGTTCGACGGCATCGTAGATTTCGACGCAGCACTACGCGATCCGGCGCAACCGAGTCGCTTGCAACGAGCCTTTGATAGCGGCGATCATATTCATCCCAGCGACGCTGGATACACAGCAATGGCTGGCGCGGTTCCGATCGCAGCTTTAGTGAATTCGACCAGGAAGTGA
- a CDS encoding NAD(P)/FAD-dependent oxidoreductase, whose translation MLRLSEIKLPLDHPESALEAAVRARLAELGVGDDGLIRYTVFRRAHDARKRADIKLTYIVDVEVKDEAAALKRLADVPHCGVTPDMTYHFVAKAPAQMTSPRPVVIGMGPCGLFAGLILAQMGFCPIILERGKAVRERTKDTFGLWRKSVLNPESNVQFGEGGAGTFSDGKLYSQIKDPKHYGRKVLEEFVRAGAPEDILYLSRPHIGTFRLVSMVEKMRATIHELGGEVRFESRVDDIEIDQGKVRGLKLSTGETLRCDHVVLAVGHSARDTFQMLSDRGVYIEAKPFSLGFRIEHPQGLIDRSRFGKFAGHKQLGAADYKVVHHCSNGRAVYSFCMCPGGTVVAATSEPGRVVTNGMSQYSRAERNANAGIVVGITPDDYPGGPLAGIAFQRKWEERAFELGGGNYMAPGQLVGDFIAGRPSTSLGSVVPSYKPGVHPTDLSTALPDYVIEAIREALPQMDKKIAGFAMHDAVLTGVETRTSSPIRVRRRDDYQSMNVEGLYPAGEGAGYAGGIYSAAIDGIEVAEALALKMTGASAAG comes from the coding sequence ATGTTACGTCTAAGCGAAATCAAACTCCCGCTCGATCACCCCGAGAGCGCTCTCGAAGCCGCCGTCCGCGCGCGCCTCGCTGAACTCGGCGTGGGTGACGACGGACTCATCCGGTACACCGTGTTCCGTCGCGCGCACGACGCGCGCAAGCGCGCCGACATCAAGCTCACTTATATAGTCGACGTCGAGGTGAAGGATGAAGCGGCCGCGCTCAAACGGCTCGCCGATGTGCCGCACTGTGGTGTGACGCCGGACATGACGTACCATTTTGTCGCCAAAGCGCCGGCGCAGATGACTTCCCCGCGCCCGGTCGTGATCGGTATGGGGCCGTGCGGCCTGTTTGCCGGGCTAATCCTTGCCCAAATGGGCTTTTGTCCGATCATTCTCGAGCGCGGCAAGGCCGTGCGCGAGCGCACCAAAGATACTTTCGGCCTGTGGCGCAAGTCGGTGCTCAATCCTGAATCGAACGTGCAGTTCGGCGAAGGCGGCGCGGGTACCTTCTCGGACGGCAAGCTTTACAGTCAGATCAAGGATCCGAAGCACTACGGCCGCAAGGTGCTCGAGGAGTTTGTCCGCGCGGGTGCGCCGGAGGACATTCTTTATCTGAGCCGGCCCCATATCGGCACGTTCCGTCTGGTCAGCATGGTCGAAAAGATGCGCGCGACCATTCACGAGCTGGGCGGCGAGGTGCGTTTCGAGTCGCGGGTCGACGATATCGAAATCGACCAGGGCAAGGTGCGCGGGCTCAAACTGTCGACGGGCGAAACGCTGCGCTGCGACCATGTGGTGCTGGCCGTTGGCCATAGTGCACGCGATACCTTCCAGATGCTGAGCGACCGCGGCGTCTATATCGAAGCGAAACCGTTTTCGCTCGGTTTCCGGATCGAGCATCCGCAAGGGCTGATCGATCGCAGCCGTTTCGGCAAGTTCGCGGGGCACAAGCAACTCGGCGCCGCCGACTATAAGGTGGTGCATCACTGCAGTAATGGGCGCGCGGTTTATAGCTTCTGCATGTGCCCCGGCGGCACGGTGGTCGCGGCAACCTCCGAGCCGGGCCGCGTGGTGACCAACGGTATGAGCCAGTATTCGCGGGCGGAGCGCAATGCCAACGCCGGGATTGTCGTCGGCATTACGCCGGACGATTACCCGGGCGGCCCGCTCGCCGGTATTGCCTTCCAGCGCAAATGGGAAGAGCGGGCGTTCGAACTGGGCGGCGGCAACTATATGGCGCCGGGCCAGCTGGTCGGCGACTTTATCGCTGGGCGGCCGTCTACTTCGCTGGGATCGGTGGTGCCGTCCTACAAGCCGGGCGTGCATCCCACCGATCTCAGTACGGCGCTGCCCGACTACGTGATCGAAGCGATCCGCGAAGCTTTGCCGCAGATGGACAAAAAGATCGCCGGGTTTGCCATGCACGATGCTGTGCTGACGGGCGTCGAAACGAGAACGTCGTCACCGATTCGCGTGCGGCGCCGGGACGACTATCAGAGCATGAATGTCGAGGGCCTGTATCCGGCTGGCGAGGGCGCGGGGTACGCCGGCGGAATCTACTCGGCAGCCATCGACGGGATCGAAGTGGCCGAGGCGCTTGCGTTGAAAATGACCGGGGCGTCGGCAGCGGGCTGA
- the paaA gene encoding 1,2-phenylacetyl-CoA epoxidase subunit PaaA: MYTQSLDIPGNVAPLDAAAGSPEQAQFDAVMAADGKIEPQDWMPDAYRKTLVRQISQHAHSEIVGMLPEGNWITRAPSLKRKAILLAKVQDEAGHGLYLYSAAETLGVSRDQLIAALHSGKAKYSSIFNYPTPTWADVGVIGWLVDGAAIMNQIPLCRCTYGPYARAMIRICKEESFHQRQGFDALMSMMSGTEAQRELVQQAVNRWWWPVLMMFGPSDKDSIHSNQSSKWGIKRISNDDLRQKFVDATVDQAKVLGVKLPDPDLKWNEARGHHDYGDIDWEEFWRVVNGDGPCNRERLATRVKAHDEGTWVREAALAHAEKQRQRAQQQAA; the protein is encoded by the coding sequence ATGTATACGCAATCCCTGGATATCCCCGGCAACGTCGCCCCGCTCGACGCGGCAGCGGGTTCGCCCGAGCAGGCGCAATTCGACGCGGTCATGGCCGCCGACGGCAAGATCGAGCCTCAGGACTGGATGCCTGATGCCTACCGCAAGACGTTGGTGCGGCAAATCTCGCAGCACGCGCATTCTGAGATCGTCGGCATGCTGCCGGAGGGCAACTGGATCACGCGCGCGCCCAGCCTGAAGCGCAAGGCAATCCTCCTCGCCAAAGTGCAGGATGAAGCCGGCCATGGCCTCTATCTATATAGTGCGGCCGAAACGCTCGGCGTGTCGCGCGACCAGTTGATCGCAGCGCTGCACTCGGGCAAGGCCAAATATTCGAGCATTTTCAATTACCCGACGCCCACATGGGCGGACGTCGGCGTGATCGGCTGGCTGGTGGACGGCGCGGCGATCATGAACCAGATTCCTCTGTGCCGCTGCACGTACGGTCCGTACGCACGCGCCATGATCCGCATCTGCAAGGAAGAGTCGTTCCATCAGCGCCAGGGATTCGACGCGCTCATGTCGATGATGAGCGGCACCGAAGCGCAACGCGAGCTGGTTCAGCAAGCCGTGAACCGCTGGTGGTGGCCCGTGCTGATGATGTTCGGTCCGAGCGACAAAGACTCGATCCACAGCAATCAATCGTCGAAATGGGGCATCAAGCGCATCTCGAACGACGACCTGCGCCAGAAATTCGTCGACGCCACCGTCGACCAGGCCAAGGTACTCGGCGTCAAGCTGCCGGATCCGGACCTGAAGTGGAACGAAGCCCGCGGCCATCACGACTACGGCGACATCGACTGGGAAGAATTCTGGCGCGTCGTGAATGGCGACGGTCCGTGCAATCGCGAGCGTCTCGCGACCCGCGTAAAAGCGCACGACGAAGGCACCTGGGTTCGCGAAGCCGCGCTCGCCCACGCCGAAAAGCAGCGCCAGCGCGCGCAACAGCAGGCCGCTTAA
- the paaB gene encoding 1,2-phenylacetyl-CoA epoxidase subunit PaaB, which translates to MNKEWPIWEVFVRSKQGLDHKHCGSLHAADAPMALRMARDVYTRRQEGVSIWVVPSSAITASAPEDKAELFEPAGDKIYRHPTFYTLPDEVNHM; encoded by the coding sequence ATGAACAAGGAATGGCCGATTTGGGAAGTCTTCGTGCGCAGCAAGCAGGGACTCGACCATAAACACTGCGGCAGCCTGCATGCCGCCGACGCGCCGATGGCGCTGCGCATGGCGCGCGACGTCTACACCCGCCGCCAGGAAGGCGTAAGCATCTGGGTGGTGCCGTCGTCGGCAATCACGGCGTCCGCGCCGGAAGACAAGGCGGAGCTGTTCGAACCGGCTGGCGACAAGATTTACCGCCACCCGACGTTCTACACGCTCCCCGACGAAGTCAACCACATGTAA
- the paaC gene encoding 1,2-phenylacetyl-CoA epoxidase subunit PaaC, producing MNITPQHLQYVLRLADTALILGQRNTEWCGHGPILEEDIALSNMSLDLIGQARLLYTHAATLEQQLTGKSRTEDDYAYFRAEREFANYTLAELPHYGPLAGTAQAEKDYAVTIVRNFLYSTLMAHLWSALTESKDEQLAAIASKSIKETSYHVHHASEWLTRFGDGTDESHRRAQAALDYLLPYTREFFSADAVEEVIAAAGIGPLTSELEAAWLEDVQATLAEATLKLPEAVKHITTGKHGEHSEHMGFVLAEMQSLARQHPGATW from the coding sequence ATGAACATCACGCCCCAACATCTGCAGTACGTGCTGCGCCTCGCGGACACCGCGCTGATCCTCGGTCAGCGCAATACCGAGTGGTGCGGTCACGGCCCGATCCTCGAAGAGGACATCGCGCTGTCGAACATGAGTCTCGATCTGATCGGACAGGCGCGTTTGCTGTACACACACGCCGCCACGCTGGAGCAGCAACTCACCGGCAAAAGCCGCACGGAAGACGACTACGCGTACTTCCGTGCCGAGCGCGAGTTCGCCAACTACACGCTGGCGGAGTTGCCGCATTACGGCCCGCTCGCCGGCACCGCGCAAGCCGAGAAGGATTACGCGGTCACGATCGTGCGCAATTTCCTGTACTCGACGCTGATGGCGCATCTGTGGTCGGCGCTCACTGAGTCGAAGGATGAGCAGCTTGCCGCGATCGCCTCCAAGTCGATCAAGGAAACCAGCTATCACGTGCATCACGCGAGCGAATGGCTGACCCGTTTCGGTGACGGCACGGACGAATCGCATCGCCGCGCGCAAGCCGCACTCGACTATCTGCTGCCTTACACGCGTGAGTTTTTCAGTGCCGACGCCGTGGAGGAAGTCATCGCCGCCGCCGGCATCGGGCCGTTGACCTCCGAACTCGAAGCGGCATGGCTCGAAGACGTACAGGCCACCCTCGCCGAAGCCACGCTCAAACTGCCCGAAGCGGTCAAGCACATCACGACCGGCAAGCACGGTGAGCACTCGGAGCACATGGGCTTCGTGCTGGCTGAAATGCAAAGCCTCGCGCGCCAGCATCCCGGCGCCACCTGGTAA
- the paaD gene encoding 1,2-phenylacetyl-CoA epoxidase subunit PaaD: MTTSTATPPADAALERAWAVLETVPDPEIPVVSIRELGILRDVRRAADGTLEVVITPTYSGCPAMSQIAEDIAHALDVAELKPYRIATVLAPAWTTDWMTADAREKLRAYGIAPPTGNCGAAMQPEEKVLRFMPRALPAPSCPRCGSAHTERLAQFGSTACKALYRCLDCREPFDYFKPY; this comes from the coding sequence ATGACGACCTCGACTGCCACGCCCCCTGCCGATGCCGCGCTGGAACGCGCATGGGCCGTGCTCGAAACGGTGCCTGATCCGGAGATTCCGGTGGTGTCGATTCGGGAACTGGGTATTCTGCGAGACGTTCGGCGCGCCGCCGACGGCACGCTGGAAGTCGTGATCACGCCGACCTATTCCGGGTGCCCGGCGATGTCGCAGATCGCCGAAGACATCGCCCACGCGCTCGATGTGGCCGAGCTGAAGCCGTATCGGATTGCCACAGTCCTCGCTCCGGCCTGGACCACCGACTGGATGACCGCCGACGCGCGTGAAAAGCTGCGAGCCTATGGAATCGCACCGCCCACGGGCAATTGCGGCGCCGCCATGCAGCCCGAGGAAAAAGTGCTGCGTTTCATGCCGCGTGCGCTGCCGGCTCCGTCGTGTCCGCGCTGCGGTTCGGCGCATACCGAGCGTCTCGCGCAATTCGGCTCGACGGCCTGCAAAGCGCTCTATCGCTGCCTCGACTGCCGCGAACCCTTCGACTACTTCAAACCATACTGA
- the paaE gene encoding 1,2-phenylacetyl-CoA epoxidase subunit PaaE — MATPQFHPLRIREVRPETADAVSVAFEIPAELRDQYRFTQGQFVTLKTHIDGEETRRSYSICVGVTDYDRDGELRIGIKRVRGGRFSNFAFDTLQPGHTIDVMTPDGRFFTHLNADQGQQYIAFSGGSGITPVLAIIKTTLEVEPRSTFTLVYGNRSVDQIMFAEELEDLKNRFMNRFVLYHVLSDDLQDVELFNGVLDQQKCAAFIENLLPADAIDEAFICGPALMMDAAEAALKAAGVPSAKVHVERFGSPLPQAGVPPVEITDDTPAADLEIVLDGKRRKLRLPYQGVSVLDVGLRAGLALPYACKGGVCCTCRAKVLEGEVKMEKNYTLEEHEIREGFVLTCQCHPISDRVVVSYDER; from the coding sequence ATGGCTACCCCGCAATTCCATCCGCTGCGTATCCGCGAAGTGCGGCCCGAAACCGCTGATGCGGTGTCGGTCGCTTTCGAAATCCCCGCCGAACTGCGCGATCAGTATCGCTTCACGCAAGGCCAGTTCGTCACGCTGAAAACGCACATCGACGGTGAAGAAACGCGCCGTTCGTATTCGATCTGCGTCGGCGTCACCGATTACGATCGCGACGGCGAACTGCGCATCGGCATCAAGCGCGTGCGCGGCGGGCGTTTCTCGAACTTCGCGTTCGACACGCTGCAGCCCGGCCATACGATTGACGTGATGACGCCCGACGGCCGGTTCTTCACCCACCTGAACGCCGATCAAGGCCAGCAGTACATCGCGTTTTCCGGCGGATCGGGCATCACGCCGGTGCTCGCCATCATCAAGACGACGCTCGAAGTCGAGCCGCGCAGCACCTTCACGCTGGTGTACGGCAACCGCAGCGTCGACCAGATCATGTTCGCGGAAGAACTCGAAGATCTGAAGAACCGCTTCATGAACCGCTTCGTGCTCTATCACGTGCTGTCCGACGACCTGCAGGACGTCGAGCTGTTTAACGGTGTGCTTGACCAGCAGAAATGCGCGGCCTTCATCGAAAACCTGCTGCCTGCCGACGCAATCGACGAAGCCTTCATTTGCGGCCCTGCCCTGATGATGGATGCCGCCGAGGCCGCACTGAAAGCCGCGGGCGTGCCGTCGGCCAAAGTGCATGTGGAGCGCTTCGGTTCGCCGCTGCCGCAGGCGGGCGTGCCGCCGGTCGAAATCACCGACGATACCCCGGCCGCCGACCTCGAAATCGTCCTCGACGGGAAACGGCGCAAGCTGCGCCTGCCTTACCAGGGCGTGAGCGTGCTCGACGTCGGTCTGCGTGCCGGCCTCGCGCTGCCGTATGCGTGCAAGGGCGGCGTCTGCTGCACATGCCGCGCAAAGGTGCTCGAAGGCGAGGTCAAGATGGAAAAGAACTACACGCTGGAAGAACACGAAATCCGCGAGGGCTTCGTGCTGACCTGCCAATGCCATCCAATCAGCGATCGTGTGGTGGTGAGTTACGACGAACGCTGA